The following is a genomic window from Niveispirillum cyanobacteriorum.
GCGGTGTTGGTCTGCGCGCCACCAAAGTGTCGGAAGTGGACGATGTCATTGCCGAGATGATCGCCATTCCGCGCCCGGTCATCGTCGATATGTGCGTGGACCAGAAGGAAAACTGTTTCCCCATGATCCCCGGTGGCAAGGCGCATAATGAAATGCTGCTGGGTCCGGCGGACAAGGTTTCTGAAGCCACGCCGGAGGAGGGGATGGTGCTGGTGTAAGCCAGCCATCCCAGCCCCTTCGCCCGATAAAGACCAGAATTCCCGGAGCCTCGCCCCGTGACCCAAGATACCAGCATCCGTCGCCACACCATCTCCGTGCTCGTCGATAACGAGCCGGGCGTGCTGGCGCGCGTCATCGGCCTGTTCTCTGGCCGTGGCTACAATATCGAAAGCCTGACCGTGGCGGAGATTGATGCGAGCGACAGCCTGTCGCGCATCACCATCGTCACATCGGGCACGCCCATGATCATCGAACAGATCAAAGTGCAGCTGGACCGTCTGGTCCCCGTCCACAAGGTCAAGGATTTGACCCTGGAAGGCCCGTTCATCGAGCGGGAGATGGCCCTGGTCAAGGTTGTGGCCAATGGCGAGAAGCGGGTGGAGTCCTTGCGCATCGGTGATGTCTTCAAGGCCCGCGTCGTGGATGCCACCATCAACAGCTTTGTGTTTGAGATCACCGGCACTGCCGATGACCTGAACCGCTTCATCGACCTGATGCAGCAGTTGGGTGAGGTTGATATCAGCCGGACGGGCGCTGCCGCCCTGTCGCGCGGCACGTCGACCCTCTAAGATCAGTTCAAGTTTACCCCAATGCCGGCACCCCGCACCGGGGGCCGGACCTGACCACAGCAGAGCAGAACGAAGGAACATTCCCATGCGCGTCTATTACGATCGCGACGCCGACGTCAACCTGATCAAGGGCAAGAAGGTGGCCATCGTCGGCTATGGCAGCCAGGGCCATGCCCACGCCCAGAATCTGCGCGACAGCGGCGTAACCGACGTGATCATCGCGCTGAAGGCCAATTCGCCGACCCGCGCCAAGGCCGAAGCCGCCGGCTTCAAGTGCGTCACCCCGGCGGAGGCGGCGGCCACCGCTGACGTGATCATGATCCTGACGCCGGACGAGCATCAGGCCGAGCTTTACAATAACGAGATCGGCCCGAACCTGAAGCAGGGTTCCGCCATTGCGTTCGCCCACGGCCTGAACGTGCATTTCCGCCTGATCGAGCCGCGCCCGGACACGGACGTGTTCATGATCGCCCCGAAGGGCCCCGGCCACACGGTGCGCGGTGAATACAAGAAGGGCGGCGGCGTTCCCTGCCTGGTCGCCGTTCACCAGAACGCGTCGGGCAATGCCTTCGACGTCGCCCTGTCCTACGCTTCCGCCGTTGGTGGTGGCCGTTCGGGCATCATCGAGACCACCTTCAAGGAAGAGTGCGAAACCGACCTGTTCGGCGAGCAGGCTGTCCTGTGCGGTGGCCTGACCAAGCTGATCCAGGCGGGTTTCGAAACCCTGGTCGAAGCCGGCTATGCCCCGGAAATGGCCTATTTCGAGTGCCTGCACGAGGTGAAGCTGATCGTGGACCTGATCTACGAAGGCGGCATCGCCAACATGCGCTACTCAATCTCCAACACGGCCGAATATGGTGACTATGTCACCGGTCCGCGCATCGTGACGGACGAGACCAAGGCCGAGATGAAGCGCGTTCTGACCGACATTCAGTCGGGCCGCTTCGTGCGCGACTGGATGCTGGAAAACAAGGCCGGCACCCCGTCCTTCAAGGCCACCCGCCGCATTGAGGCCGAGCACCCGATCGAGGAAGTGGGCGCCAAGCTGCGCGCCATGATGCCCTGGATCTCCGCCAACAAGCTGGTGGACAAGTCCAAGAACTAAGCCAGTTACCGAAGGGAAGCCAAGCCGCTGGATGGCGGCGCCCGGCGCCTGAGGGAACAGTAAGAAACCGCCCGGCAGGGAGACCTGCCGGGCGGCTTCTGTTTTGGCGACTATCACTAAAGATACAATTTTATCGACTTGCCCGTATCACGCGAGTGTCTTACCCTTTGGGTGGATCAAAATGATCGCCTTTGGGGGAGCCCATGATCTCGCTAAACGCGAGTCCGCTCTTCAGCGCCACGAACTCCATGGCGATGAAGACGGCTATCGACCGCCATGTCGATAAGGCGGTCGAAGAACGATTCAAAAAGGCCGATGCCCAGCAATATCAGGGCCGGTCACAGCAAGACATATATAAACGCCTGATGGAAATCGGCCTTACCGGTGGCGGGTTCGAGGAAGCCGCCAAAAGCGCTGCGCGTGTCGAGGAACTGGGCAAATACATGGATCAGGCCCGGTCGGAGATCGACCGTAAGGCCGCCAATGAGAAACTGACCCAGTCCAAACGCCGCATGGGCGAACTGGAGCAGGAGGCGCGTCAGGCCGCCGCGCGCGGCGATGCCCGCAAGCTGGCGCAGATCGCCCGTGAAGCCACCGGCATGACCCGCAAACTGGCGGAAGAGGCAAGAGGTTTGGTAGAGGGACGGAATGTCGATCCCGCTGAACGCGCCGCCGCCATCGCGCGCGGTGAACCCGATCCTGCCACGCCTGCGGAGCCGCAGCCCGGTATGACGGCGGGTGGCGTTCCCGTTTCTTACGCCCGCGCCTATGTGCAGGAAGTGCGCGACATTGCGGGCCGCGCCCGCACCTTGCTGACCCAGGCCGAAGCCAACAAGGGTAATACCCTGTGGATGAGCGAGGAGGAGAAGCAGAAGTTCGAAGAGAGCCTGAAGGCGTCCCGCGACGATCTGGCGGCGGCGGGCGAAACCCTGGAACGGCTGAACGGTACTCTGGAAACCATCGATCCCGGCGGGGCGGCGGACGCCGCCAGTACCACGGCTGGAACGGTGATGGATGTCACCTACACCAGCACCTATACCGAGACGCTGACCATCGCCATCCAGACTACGGAATCGTTCGTGTCGATCACGGCGTGATCAGCCGTTGATGTAAATTCGGTGATACCGCGCCCCTAATCGCGTCAGCACCTCATACCCGATGGTACCGGCCTCTTTGGCGACCTGATCGACATCGCGGTGCGGGCCGATAATGTCGGCCCAGCCACCGACCTGAAGCAGATGATCCGGCACGCCGGTGACATCGGCGGTCAGCAGGTCCATCGATACCCGCCCGATCAGGGGGGCGGCGTGGCCCGCCACCATCGCCACACCCTTTCCAGCGAGCGACCAGGGATAGCCATCGGCATAGCCCATGCCCAGGGCCGCCACCCTTCCTGGCGCCGCCACGCGGTGTGTCGCGTCATATCCGACCGTGTCGGGCGGGGCGACATCGCGGATTTGCAGGATACGGGCCAGCAGCCGGATGACGGGCCGCATCGGATTGGGTGCCCAAGGGGCGGGGTTGGGGCCGTAAAGCCCGATACCGGGTCGCACCAGATCGAAATGATAATCGGTCCCGTGGAAGATACCGGCAGAGTTCGACAGACTGACCGGCGCATTGGGCAGCCGGGCCAATGCCGCCCGTACCCGCCGCAACTGTTCCACCGTGAAGGGATTGGTCGGATCATCGGCGCAGGCCAGATGGCTCATCCAGGCCTGTAAATCGATGCCATCCAGCAGTCCGGCTGGATCATTGCATAATCGATCCAATTCAGCAGGTGGGAGGCCCAACCGGTTCATTCC
Proteins encoded in this region:
- the ilvN gene encoding acetolactate synthase small subunit is translated as MTQDTSIRRHTISVLVDNEPGVLARVIGLFSGRGYNIESLTVAEIDASDSLSRITIVTSGTPMIIEQIKVQLDRLVPVHKVKDLTLEGPFIEREMALVKVVANGEKRVESLRIGDVFKARVVDATINSFVFEITGTADDLNRFIDLMQQLGEVDISRTGAAALSRGTSTL
- the ilvC gene encoding ketol-acid reductoisomerase encodes the protein MRVYYDRDADVNLIKGKKVAIVGYGSQGHAHAQNLRDSGVTDVIIALKANSPTRAKAEAAGFKCVTPAEAAATADVIMILTPDEHQAELYNNEIGPNLKQGSAIAFAHGLNVHFRLIEPRPDTDVFMIAPKGPGHTVRGEYKKGGGVPCLVAVHQNASGNAFDVALSYASAVGGGRSGIIETTFKEECETDLFGEQAVLCGGLTKLIQAGFETLVEAGYAPEMAYFECLHEVKLIVDLIYEGGIANMRYSISNTAEYGDYVTGPRIVTDETKAEMKRVLTDIQSGRFVRDWMLENKAGTPSFKATRRIEAEHPIEEVGAKLRAMMPWISANKLVDKSKN
- the alr gene encoding alanine racemase, with the translated sequence MTSDLAGLLNSPDAARVGAVLVIDLAALVANWRDMADRAPGAECAAVVKANGYGLGDVAVATALWQSGARSFFVADIEAGVRVKTALPQSRTLVLHGVPAGTEAELSARGLVPVLSSLCEVERWGAYARKLGRKLPALIHIDTGMNRLGLPPAELDRLCNDPAGLLDGIDLQAWMSHLACADDPTNPFTVEQLRRVRAALARLPNAPVSLSNSAGIFHGTDYHFDLVRPGIGLYGPNPAPWAPNPMRPVIRLLARILQIRDVAPPDTVGYDATHRVAAPGRVAALGMGYADGYPWSLAGKGVAMVAGHAAPLIGRVSMDLLTADVTGVPDHLLQVGGWADIIGPHRDVDQVAKEAGTIGYEVLTRLGARYHRIYING